The DNA region TACCGCGTAAAGGTAAAATAGCTTGAAAAGATCTTTCCCTACCTTGTTTAGCAGAACCTCCAGCAGAATCTCCTTCTACTAAATATATTTCACTTTCATTAGGATCTTTACTTTGACAATCAGCTAATTTTCCTGGTAAGGTTCCTACACTTAAACTTTCTTTTTTACGCGTTAATTCTCTAGCTTTTTTAGCTGCTTCTCTACCCCTTGCTGCCATTAAAGCTTTATTCATAATAACTTTTGCTTCTATAGGATTTTCTTCAAAATATTTACTTAAATACTCAAAACTTGCTTTTGAAACTATAGGTCTTACATAACTTGATCCAAGTTTTCCCTTAGTTTGACCTTCAAATTGAGGTTCAGGTACTTTTACACTAACTATTGCAATGAGTCCTTCACGTACATCTTCACCAGTGATTTTATTATCTTTTTCTCTAGCACTAGCATTAGCTTCTATATAATTACTAATTACCCTTGTTAAACCCATTCTAAAACCCGCTTCATGTGTTCCACCATCTGGAGTTTTAATATTATTAACAAAAGAAAGTAAGTTTTCATTATAAGTATCATTATAAAGCAAAGCTACTTCAACATTAACATCTTCTTCATCTACACTAAAAAAAATAGCCTTAGTTAAAGCTTGCTTTTTATTAAGATCGCTTACAAATTGTGAAATTCCTCCTTCAAAGTGAAAACTTTCACTCTTAGCTATACGTTCATCTTCAAAATTTATAGTGATTTTTGGATTTAAATATGCAAGTTCTTTAAATCTTTTTGCTAAAATATCATAATTAAATTCAGTAAGTTCAAAAATTTTATCATCGGGCCAAAATTCTATAGTAGTTCCTGTATTTTTACTCTTTCCTATAGTATCAAATTCACTTGTAATTTTACCTTCTGAAAATTCTTGACGATAAATTTCTCCATTTCTTTCAACTGTAGCTACAAGTTTTTTAGATAAAGCATTTACAACAGATACTCCAACACCATGTAAACCCCCTGAAACTTTATAAGTGTCTTTATCGAATTTTCCTCCTGCATGAAGTACGGTTAAAACAACAGTTAAAGTTGGTATATTTTCACTTGGATGTATATCAACAGGAATACCTCTACCATTATCTTTAACTATACAACTTCCTTGAGTTGTAAGTTTTATATCTATAGTATCACAATACCCTGCCATAGCTTCATCAATAGAATTATCAACCACTTCATAAATCATATGATGGAGTCCATTTATGTTTGTATCCCCTATATACATACCTGGACGTTTTCTAACTGCTTCTAAACCTTTTAAAACTTTAATATTATTAGCACTATAATTTTCTTGCATATTCTTCCTTTGTTTTAATTTTTATAAAATTATAGGCATGATAATTACTGATAGCCCTTGAGATTTAACTATAAATGCTGAATTAGGTTCATTTACACCTAGGGTAAATTTTTCTTCTTCTATAGAACTTAAAAAATCAAGTAAATATTTGATTTTTATAATAAGACTAAATTCTTCATCAATAGGACTTTGAATTTGAAGTTCTGTTTTTGCTTCCATATTATCTAAGCTTATACCTTCAAAAATAATTTTATCTTTATTAAAATGCAATTTCATTTTTTCAGTTACAACGCTAATTTTTTTAAGAGAATCTATAAAGTCTTCTGTTGAAAAACTAAGTTCTTGTTTAAAATTTTTTGGAATTACTTTTTCATAATCAGGAAATTTATCATTGATAAGTTTAGTGAAAAATTCAAAATTTTCATTTTTAGCAATAAGCATGTTTTGATCATAAAAAATTTCTATTTTTTCATAAAAGAGTTTTTGCATTTCCATGATAGCTTTTTTAGGAATGCTAAAGCTAAATTCTTGATTATTTGTTTTTTCTAAAGTATAAATAGCAAGGCGTTTTGTATCAGTTCCTACGAAGTTAATTTTATCGGTTTTTATATCTAAAAATGCACCATTTAAAGAGTATTTTGGATTGTTCGTATCAATACTTGGTAATATTTTTTTAAGAGATCTGCTTAAATCATTTGAGTCAATATTGAATTGATTTTTACCTTCTGTATTAGGGAAGTTAGGAAAATCTTCATAATTAAACATAGGAAGTTTATACTTAGTGCTTTTTTGTCTTATAAATAAGAAATTATCTATGGTTTCTAAGATTACTTCTTCATTATTTAAATTTTTAATCACATCACTAATACTTTTTGCATTTGCAGTTGCAAAACCATTTGATTCTATGCGTATTTTTTTTATTTTATAATCAATCCCTATTTCATAATCACTTGCTCTTATGATAAGTTTATCTTCATCAGCATGAAAAAAAAGATGAGAAGTAATGGTACTAGAGTCCTTTTTTTCTACATAAGCATTGCATAAAATTACTGCAGATTCTAAAGTATTTTTATTGATACTTAACTTCATTTTTTCTCCTTGGTTTATTTTAATTTTAAATTTCATTGTAATAATAAGCTTATTGAAATTGTGAAATTTTTCAAAGCAAAATAATCAAATTTGTATTTTATCATACTTTGCTTAATTCTATTTTTTCACATCGCTTTTTATATTTTTCACATTTTTTCACCTAACTTTGACTTTTTACAAGAATTTTATTTTTTAATTCTTCGATTTTTGTTTTTAAATTAGAATCATTTTCTATCATTTCTGTGATTTTTTTAACATTATGTGAAATAGCAGTATGATCTTTCATTTCAAAATAATTAGCAAGTTGTGGCATAGTTAAAGTAGTTAGCGTTCTTGCTAAGTATATGATAATACGTCTTGCTAAGACTATGTTTTGCGTTTTTTTATTTGATTTCACATCACTTGGTTTAATGTTAAATTCTTTACAGATTAAAGATAAAATATCATCTATAGTGATATTTTCTTTTTTTTCTTTAATGTGATCTTTCATCACACTTTTAGCAAGTTCTAGGGTGATTTCTTGTCCTAGTATGGTAGCATAAGCATTTAAACTTATAATAATACCTTCAATTTCTCTTATATTATCCCCTAAAGAAGTGGCTATATAATTTATAATTTCATTAGAAAGATTAATATCATTAAATTCACATTTTTTTCTAATGATAGCTATTTTTGTGTCTAGTTGAGGAGGGGTGATATCAGCTATAATGCCATGTGAAAAGCGACTTTTTAAACGTTCTGTTATGCCTTTTAGCATATTGGGTGGATTATCTGAGGTCATGATAATTTGCCCATCATTGTTTTTGATTTCATTAAAGATGAAAAAAAATTCTTCTTGAATTTTATCAGTTTTTCCTAAAAACTGTACATCATCTATGAGTAAAACATCACAATTTCTGTATTTTTCATGGAATTTGTCTAAGGATCCGTTTTTTAAATTTGAAGTAAAGTCGTTGATAAAATTTTCACTTGTAGCATAAATAACTTTTTTTCCCATTTCTAAACTTGCATTCCCTACTGCTTGAAGTAAATGTGTTTTTCCAAGTCCTGTTGTACCATAGATAAAAATAGGATTATAAAGTTTTCCAAGCTTATCTTTATGAGTGATGGCCTTGCAAGATCCATAAGCGTATTTATTAGAATCTCCCACAACAAAACTTTCAAAGGTAAAAGAAGGATTTAAAATAGTACTTTGTGCTTTAATATGTGCTATATCGATTTTTGAGTTTTTATTGCTTGATTTATTATTTTGTGCTTGTATGTTAATGATGGCTTTATTCCCACTTTGTACCTCATAAAAATAGGCGATTTTTTTACTGTATTTTGTTTGTATGAATTTGGCCATGAGTTCATTAGGAGCGTTAAAAACTAAAAGATCTGCTTTGCTTTGTTTTTCATTGAATTTCAAACTTGAAATATAATTTTCGTATTCGTTTTTGCTTAATTCTTTTTTGAAATTTTCAAGTATTTGACTTGGATCCATAAACTCTCTTTAAAATTTTTACTTAAAAATTTTATCTTAAATTTTATAAAAAAAGATTAAAATTTGTTTTTATTATTGTTTAAAGGTATCAAATTTGAAGATTTTAGGTATAGATCCAGGATCAAGAAATTGTGGTTATGCTATCATAGAGCTTAATAAAACTAAAAAAACCCTTATAGAAGCAGGACTTATAAAGATAAAACCTAGCACTTTACAATACCAAATCACAGAGCTTTGTGAAGGCTTAGATCTTATTTTTAAAAACCATTCTTTTGATGAGGTGGCTATAGAAGATATCTTTTTTGCTTACAATCCAAAAAGTGTTTTAAAACTCGCACAATTTCGCGGAGCTTTGTCTTTAAAAATTTTACAAATTCATGGAGACTTTAAAGAATACACTCCCTTACAAGTTAAAAAAGCCGTTACAGGTAAGGCTAAAGCAAGTAAAGAACAAGTTGCTTTTATGGTAAAAAGACTTTTAGGACTTAGTAAGGATATCAAGCCTTTAGACATTACTGATGCTATTGCTATAGCTTTAACTCACGCAGCCAATTTAAGAATCAAAGTTTAATTTTTTTAAGTTGGAACAGAATTTGCTTTTAAATCCTCAAACGTAAAAGCTTTTTTTAAGTTTAAAACATAAAAAGCAATATTTTATAAAGGATTAAAAATGATGAGATCACTTTGGTCGGGTGTGAGTGGACTACAAGGACACCAAGTTGCAATGGATGTTGAGGGTAATAATATCGCAAATGTAAATACAACAGGTTTTAAATACTCTCGTGCAGACTTTGGCACTATGTTTAGTCAAACTGTTAAAATCGCTACGGCTCCAACTGATGGAAGAGGAGGGCAAAATCCCCTTCAAATAGGACTTGGAACTTCAGTTAATTCAACGACTAGAATACATTCTCAAGGTTCAGTACAAACTACGGATAAAAATACTGATGTGGCTATTAATGGGGATGGATTTTTTATGGTAAGTGATGATGGGGGCCTTACTAATTATCTTACGCGTTCTGGGGATTTTAAACTTGATGCTTATGGGAATTTTGTAAACAATGCAGGCTTTGTTGTACAAGGTTGGAATATCAACTGGGATGATCAAACCATAGACAGTTCAAGAAGCCCACAAAATATTTTTATAGATCCTGGTATGCATATCCCTGCGGCAAAATCTACTGAAGTAGCCATTAAAGCCAATCTTAATAGCGGGCTTAACATAGGAACTTCAAGTAGAAATCTTTATGCTCTTGATTCAGTACATGGTTGGAATAAAAGAATAAGCAAAGCTGAAGATGAAAACGATCCAGGAACAACACAATTTTACACTACTTCTAAAAATTCTGTAGAAGTAACTGAAAAAGGAGTGGATGCAGGATCGCTTTTTAATGCTAAAGGACAAGGGTTAAATCTAAGAGATGGACAAGGTATTTGGGTAAGTTTTGCAGATGCAAAATTTACTACTAATCAAACAGGAACAGTTTTTGATGAGAATGATAAAAAAGCACAAACTAATGTAATTTTTTGGGGTAATAAAGATAAAAAAGTAACCCTAGATATAACCTTAAATGGGGTAAAAATTCAAAATGATAGTATTGCAAGTTTAGATGAAGCTATAGCTTATATCAATACTTTCACCGCTCCAACTGATACTAGGGATGGAACAGGGGTAAGAGCAGTTAAAAAGGCTGATGGTTCAGGCATAGAATTTATCAATGATAATAGCAATGGCACCACAGACAATATGAAAAATATTAATTTAACTGTAAATAATGGAAATACAGCAGGTGAGCTTGCTACTATTAATATGAAAAATGGCAATAATGATGAATTTGATTGGGATAATGTACAATTAACACCTATTAATGGAAATAGCAATTGGGTTAAGACTCAAGCAAATCAAAATAATGGAAATAGTGTGCAAATCATTACAGCCCATAAATATATTTATAGTTCAAGCCCTGTGAGCTTGCCTCCTATGTATAATCCTGATGGGGGTCCTTCTTTTAGTACCGCAGGAGGAGCTAATTTAACCGATCCTGCATCTAAAAATTATAGAGATGCTCTTAATGGAGGACTTTTAAATACAAATGCAAGAACTTTTAGAACCACAGAGGATTTAAGAGAGCTCTTACAAAGAGATGCTAGATATGGGGTAGATTATAGTGGTAATGGTAAATTAGATCTTAATGAAGATGTAAATCAAGGCGTAAAGGTTGTGGTTAATGAAAACGGACATTTTGCCATCTCTAATACTAAAGAAAGCTCTACCATACCAGCTGGTGGAAAAGGTGTAAATGGAGTTGGCAATAATCCTATTCCAGCAAATGATACTCTTGTTGGACCAAAAAATATGAATTTTAGCGTTACTGCTTATACCAACAAAGAAGGAACAGTAAGCAGAAATGATGCTTTTACAGCTATATTTAAGGCTTGGGATGGTCCTTTAGTAACAGGAGCTTCTATTAAAGAAAGTGAACAACTCAAACTCAGCGCTTTTTCAGCAGGGCTTGAAATTTATGATTCTTTAGGTACAAAACATACCTTAGAAGTACAATTTGTTAAGCAAAGCACTACTCAAGATGGGGGTAATGAATGGCAAATGATTATCCGTGTGCCTGAACCTGCAGAAATCAATGCCACAGGAGAAGGTCCAAATAACATAGTAGTAGGAACAGCAAGATTTAACAATGATGGATCTTTAGCAAGTTATAGTCCAAAAACTATAAGTTTTTCTCCAAATAACGGAGCTGCTCCAAACCAACAAATCAAGCTTTCTTTTGGAACTAGTGGAAGCAATGATGGTCTTGTAAGTTCTAATTCTGCTTCAACCCTAACAGGTCAAGCAACTGATGGTTATCCTTCAGGAAATTTAAAACCAGATGCCATACGTGTGGATGATAAAGGAAATATCTTAGGTGAGTTTACCAATGGCAAAACCTTTGCCGTAGCAAAAATAGCCATGGCTTCAGTAGCAAATAACTCAGGTCTTGAAGAAATAGGTGGCAATCTTTTTAAAGTAACTGCAAATAGTGGCAATATAGTAGTAGGTGAAGCAGGAACAGGAGGTAGGGGTGAAATGAAAACTGCAGCCCTTGAAATGTCAAATGTGGATTTAAGCCGTTCTTTAACCCAACTTATCATAGTTCAAAGAGGTTATCAAGCAAATTCTAAAACCATTTCAACAAGTGATCAAATGTTACAAACCTTAATACAGCTTAAACAATAAGCTTTAGAATTTATAAAATATTGTTTTTTCTCCCTTAAAAGGGAGAGCCTTGTTTTACAAGTCTATCTTGGTAGCTTTGTAATACTAGGCTTAGACTTGAACTGCCTTCAATTTATTGCTAACTCGCTTCTATTAAGGAAGTGAGTTGCGATAAAAATGTAAAAATCCTCATAAATAATGCAAATTTAACTTTACTTTTACTTTTTAAAGATAAAATAGTCAATATTTTTATAGAAAGGAGAAAAAATGTCTTATATCACTTTTATACTTTCTCCTTTTTATATGCGTGCTTGGCACGCTTAATCTTACTTAATCTTATTATATATAAATTCTTCATATTTTAGTTTAAAGCACAAAGCTTTTTTTATATTTTTTAATTTATACAAAGGATAAAAATGAATTTTAGTAAAGAAACTTTAGCATTACATGGATCTTATGATTTTGATACTCAAAGAAGTATTAGTGTGCCTATATATCAAAATACTGCTTATAATTTTGAAAATTTAGCTCAAGCTCAAGCACGTTTTAATCTTAAAGAATTAGGCAATATTTATTCAAGGATAAGTAATCCTACAAGCGATGTTTTAGGACAAAGACTTGCTAGTATTGAAGGTGGGGCTTTTGGAGTTGTTGTTTCTAGTGGTATGGCAGCTTGTTTTTATGCTCTTATTAATCTAGCAAAATGTGGGGATAATATAGCTTATTCAAACAAGCTTTATGGGGGAACCCAAACTTTGATTTCTCATACTCTTAAAAATTTTGGTATACAAGCAAGAGAATTTGATATAGATGATATAAAGACTTTAGAAAAAATTATAGATCAAAACACAAAAGCCATTTTTTTTGAAAGCCTTTCAAATCCTCAAATTGCTATAGCCGATATAGAAAAAATCACCCATTTAGCAAAAAAACATAATATCCTTACCATATGTGATAATACTGTTGCAACCCCTTATTTATTGCAACCTTTTAAATTTGGAGTAGATATTATAGTGCATAGTTTATCCAAATATGTCAATGGGCAAGGCAGTGCTTTAGGTGGGGTGCTTATAGAAAGAAATAATTTAAATGATTTGCTTAAAAACAATGAAAAATATCAAGCCTTTAATACCCCTGATCCTAGTTATCATGGATTAAATTTAAACACTCTTGATTTGCCTATTTTTAGCATTAAAATCATGATTACTTATCTTAGGGATTTAGGAGCTAGTTTAGCTCCACAAAATGCATGGTTGCTTTTACAAGGACTTGAAACTTTAGCTTTACGCATAGAAAAGCACAGTAAAAATGCTCAAGAAATTGCTCATTTTTTAAATTCTCATCCTGATATTAAAGGGGTAAATTATCCTGCTTTAGAAAATAATGCTTATTATCATTTATTTAAAAAGTATTTTGATAAAAATTTAGCTAGTGGTCTTTTAAGTTTTGAAGCTAAAGATTATGAACATGCTAAAAGCATTTGCAATAAAACCAAACTCTTTTTGCTTGCTGCAAATTTAGGCGATAGCAAGTCTTTAATCATACATCCTGCCTCAACCACTCATTCACAACTTAGTGAAGAAGAACTTAAAAAAGCAGGCATAAGTAAGGCTACTTTACGTTTGAGTATAGGACTTGAAAATGCTCATGATTTAATACAGGATTTAAAACAAGCCATAAAAGATTAAAATTTTTTAAGCTTAATTTTTGTGTTTTAGGCAAAGAATTTTTGAAATTTTATGGTAATTAATTTAAAAGGAGAAAAAATGCCACTTATTATTCCAGAAAATATACCTGCTTATGAGCTTTTAAAAGATCATGCTTTTATCATGGGATCAAGGAGGGCAAAGCATCAAGATATACGTCCACAAGAAATTTTAATCATCAATCTCATGCCAAAAAAAATCGAAACAGAAAATCAAATTTTAAGTTTACTTGCAAATTCTCCTTTGCAAGTAAATATTACCCTTTTAGCTACTGCTACTTATATAGGTAAAAACACTTCTATAACGCATTTGGAAAAATTTTATAAAAGCATTAAAGAATGTAAAAAATATAGATTTGATGGTGCTATTGTTACTGGAGCTCCTGTAGAACAAATGGAATTTGAAAAAGTTGCTTACTGGGAAGAATTACTAGAAATTTTTGATTTTTTAAGATCAAATGTTACAAGTACCATGTATATTTGTTGGGGTGCTATGGCTGCTTTAAAGCATTTTTATGGTATAGATAAAGTTATTTTAAATAAGAAAATTTTTGGGGTTTATAAACATGATAAAATTGTACCTGATTTGCTTTTGACTAATTTAGATGAAAAAGTTTTAATGCCTCATTCAAGGCATTCTAGTATGGATGAAGCACAAATTTTATCCTTACAAAAGCAAGGAAAAATAAAAGTTTTACTTAAAAATAAAAAAATAGGTTCAGCCTTATTAAGAGATGAGAAGGATATTTTTATTTTAGGGCATTTAGAGTATTTTAAAGATACCTTGCATCAAGAATACATAAGAGATAATTTCATGCAAAAAGCCAAAAATTATTATGATAAAAATGGCAATATAAAATATCATTGGCGTTCAAATGCTAATACCATTTTTTCTAATTGGTTAAATTATGATGTTTATCAAAGTACTCCTTTTGTGCTTTGATAAAGCTAACTTATAATAAAGCTTGCTTTTTCAATTATTCTAAAAGCAATTTTTTATATAATTTGTAAAAATTTTTAATAAGGAAATTTCATGCTTTATGGAGAAAAAGAAATCAAAGAATTTGATGTAGAGAATATGGAAATTTGGCCCAATGAGGCTAAAAATGATTATATTATAAAAATCACTTTGCCTGAATTTATGTGTTTTTGTCCTCGTTCGGGTTATCCTGATTTTGCAAAGATTTATCTTGAATACATACCTGATCAATTTGTTATTGAACTTAAGGCTATAAAATTATACATTAATACTTTCATGCATAAAAATGTTTCACATGAAGCAAGTATTAATGAAATTTATACTACTTTAAAAGAAAAATTAAAACCAAAATGGATCAAAGTTGTAGGAGATTTTAATCCACGCGGAAATGTTCACACCCTTATAGAATGTCGTAGTGATATTGTAATTCCAAAAAGTGAGTAAAATATTCGCATATTTATTTAAAAAATAAAATTTTTTGGATAAATAAAGCATAGGTTTTTCTAAAAGGTATATAATGTAAAGATTTTAAAAATCTTAATTAAATAATGTTTTGAAGGAGATAATTTATGAATAAAAAATTATTAAGTGCGTTTTCTAGTCTTTTTTTATTTACGAATTTGGCTTTAGCTGATGAAAATTCTGGTTTTTTTATAGGTGCTGATGCGGCTTGGATGCATGCTCAAGTAAAAAGTAATCTTGATCATAAAGGAGGTTTAGCTAAGGCTGCTATCTTTAATGGAGATGTTTCAGGGAATATTCCTGTATTTGGCTTAAGAATAGGCTATCGTTTAAATCAAACTCATAGGATTTATTCTGCTTATAATTATTCAGATGAATTTAGCGATTTGATTAAAGTACCTTCGTTTGAAATACAGGGTAATTTTACTACGCATAAGTTTTTATTAGGTTATGATTTTACTCCTAAGCTTTTTGAAAGCACAAGAGCAGTTTTAGGTGGGTATTTAGGTTATGCAAAAACTAATATTGATTTAAAAACTTCTTTTTCATCTTTAGGTAGAAATTTTGATGGTTTTGTATATGGGCTTAAAGCAGGTGCAATGTATGAGTTAAATCAAAACAATGAAGTAGAACTAGGCTTTAAAGCAGAACAAATAAGTTATAATTCTAAGAATTTTTATCAAAAAGAAGTGGGATCGAATTTTTATAATCCTACCCAAAGAAATTATGGAGTATATTTAGCTTATAATTACAAATTCTAATGCAAGTTTAACTTGCATTATCTTAACTTCCTCCTATAAAATACTTTTCTACATCATCAAGTAATTTTTCACAAATTTGAGAATCTGTGGTTTTTTCTACTACAAGATTGATATTGGTTTTAGTATCTCTAAAGCTTCCTGCTGATTTTGAATTTTCGCGATCTAATTTTTGATTTTCTTTAGTGTATTCTATAGTGATATTAAATTTAAGAGAAGCACTTGCTTCGCCTAGATTGGTTTTTATATTGACATTCATTTTAGATGCTTTAGCTAAAGTGGCTTGGGTTTTATTTGTGATTTCTTTAAAGCGTTGGCAAGAACGAATTAGAGTAGAAATGAATTTATTATCAAGTTCTTCATAAGCAAGTTTTAATTTATTTTTAATATCTTTTGCACTTTCTTTTTCAGGTGCTATAAATACCATATAAAAACCATTTTTTATAGGTATATTATCACTTTTCGTGTCGCGTCCACTTGCCATAACCTTAACATAAATGGCATTATCAAGATAAACACGATCTACCATAGGACCATAAATTTCATATTCTTTTTTACGGACTATTACTTCACGAGCTAAGACATTTAATTTTACATTAGCTTCATGGATAATAGGTTCCATTTCTTTTTTAATTTCTAAGAGTTCTTTTAGCATTAAAGATCCTTTTTTTGTTACTTAAAATAACAATTATATCAATATTTCATTAATTTATGAATTTTTTGTAAACACGTTTACTAAAAGTATGTTAAATTAAAAGTACATTTTTATAACACTTAAAACAAGGAGGATAAAAAAGATGAAACAAAACAATTATAAAATTCCAAATTCAGCTTATACTAAAAAACAACAAAGTAAACATACTAACCTACTGCTGCAACTTTCTACTCTAAACTAAACTTTTATTTTTATCATTAAATTTTTATATTTTTTATCATTGATTTTAAGTTTTTGAATTTTTTAAATTCATTAAGTTTATTTTTTAAAAAGGATTAAATTATGAAAGATAACAAAATTATTATTTTTGACACTACTTTACGTGATGGTGAACAAGCTTTAGGCACTTCATTAAATATGAATCAAAAATTACAAATTGCCTTAGCCCTTGAAAATTTAGGGGTTGATGTTATAGAAGCAGGTTTTCCTGTATCTTCACAAGGCGATTTTAAAGCCGTACAAAATATAGCTTCAAAGGTGAAAAATTCTACCGTTTGTGCACTTTGTAGGGCTTTAGATAAGGATATAGATGCAGCTTATGAAAGTTTAAAAGTGGCTTCTCATTTTAGAATTCATACTTTTATCGCCACTTCAAATTTGCACATACAAGATAAGTTAAAAAAAGATTTTGATGAAATTTTAAATATGGCTAAAAAAGCTATACTTAGGGCAAGATCTTATACAGATGATGTAGAATTTTCTTGCGAGGATGCAGGAAGAACTTCTATAGATAATCTTTGTTTTATGGTTGAAAATGCCATAAAAGCAGGAGCTACAACTATAAATATCCCAGATACAGTAGGTTATACTTTACCAGCTGAGTTTGCAAATATTATAAAAAATTTATTTAATAGGGTTCCAAATATAGATAAAGCAGTTATTTCTGTGCATTGTCACAATGATTTAGGCATGGCAACAGGTAATAGCTTAAGTGCTATTTTAGAAGGTGCTAGGCAAATAGAATGTACTATAAATGGACTTGGAGAAAGGGCAGGAAATTGTGCTTTAGAAGAAGTGGTTATGGCTATAAAAGTTAGAAAAGATTATTTAAAGGGTTTTTATACTGATATTAAATGTGAAAATATTGCTAAAACTTCAAAATTAGTTT from Campylobacter hepaticus includes:
- a CDS encoding homoserine O-acetyltransferase/O-succinyltransferase family protein, with amino-acid sequence MPLIIPENIPAYELLKDHAFIMGSRRAKHQDIRPQEILIINLMPKKIETENQILSLLANSPLQVNITLLATATYIGKNTSITHLEKFYKSIKECKKYRFDGAIVTGAPVEQMEFEKVAYWEELLEIFDFLRSNVTSTMYICWGAMAALKHFYGIDKVILNKKIFGVYKHDKIVPDLLLTNLDEKVLMPHSRHSSMDEAQILSLQKQGKIKVLLKNKKIGSALLRDEKDIFILGHLEYFKDTLHQEYIRDNFMQKAKNYYDKNGNIKYHWRSNANTIFSNWLNYDVYQSTPFVL
- the leuA gene encoding 2-isopropylmalate synthase — encoded protein: MKDNKIIIFDTTLRDGEQALGTSLNMNQKLQIALALENLGVDVIEAGFPVSSQGDFKAVQNIASKVKNSTVCALCRALDKDIDAAYESLKVASHFRIHTFIATSNLHIQDKLKKDFDEILNMAKKAILRARSYTDDVEFSCEDAGRTSIDNLCFMVENAIKAGATTINIPDTVGYTLPAEFANIIKNLFNRVPNIDKAVISVHCHNDLGMATGNSLSAILEGARQIECTINGLGERAGNCALEEVVMAIKVRKDYLKGFYTDIKCENIAKTSKLVSAITNESIPSHKAIVGSNAFSHSSGIHQDGVLKNRKTYEIIDPKSIGFHENRMLMTARSGRAMIKTCLENLGYSEKTYNLDDVYENFLKLADKKGQVYDYDLEALMFLSCENEEEHEFKLEKLNVISGSMPTACVCMRIKEELKTQACIGNGPIEAVFNCIAKLTDLESVLKAYTINAKSSGVDAQGQVDVDLEFQGRKFHGKGISTDVIEASAQAFISAYNAIYRSLKVQERKMA
- a CDS encoding aminotransferase class I/II-fold pyridoxal phosphate-dependent enzyme encodes the protein MNFSKETLALHGSYDFDTQRSISVPIYQNTAYNFENLAQAQARFNLKELGNIYSRISNPTSDVLGQRLASIEGGAFGVVVSSGMAACFYALINLAKCGDNIAYSNKLYGGTQTLISHTLKNFGIQAREFDIDDIKTLEKIIDQNTKAIFFESLSNPQIAIADIEKITHLAKKHNILTICDNTVATPYLLQPFKFGVDIIVHSLSKYVNGQGSALGGVLIERNNLNDLLKNNEKYQAFNTPDPSYHGLNLNTLDLPIFSIKIMITYLRDLGASLAPQNAWLLLQGLETLALRIEKHSKNAQEIAHFLNSHPDIKGVNYPALENNAYYHLFKKYFDKNLASGLLSFEAKDYEHAKSICNKTKLFLLAANLGDSKSLIIHPASTTHSQLSEEELKKAGISKATLRLSIGLENAHDLIQDLKQAIKD
- the queF gene encoding preQ(1) synthase; this encodes MLYGEKEIKEFDVENMEIWPNEAKNDYIIKITLPEFMCFCPRSGYPDFAKIYLEYIPDQFVIELKAIKLYINTFMHKNVSHEASINEIYTTLKEKLKPKWIKVVGDFNPRGNVHTLIECRSDIVIPKSE
- a CDS encoding outer membrane beta-barrel protein — translated: MNKKLLSAFSSLFLFTNLALADENSGFFIGADAAWMHAQVKSNLDHKGGLAKAAIFNGDVSGNIPVFGLRIGYRLNQTHRIYSAYNYSDEFSDLIKVPSFEIQGNFTTHKFLLGYDFTPKLFESTRAVLGGYLGYAKTNIDLKTSFSSLGRNFDGFVYGLKAGAMYELNQNNEVELGFKAEQISYNSKNFYQKEVGSNFYNPTQRNYGVYLAYNYKF